In the Pectinatus sottacetonis genome, AATTGCTTTTGCTGCATCAAAAAAGGGACATGGCACAGTGCGATTCAACGATACAGCTGGCAGTATGGCTAAAGATTCTGTTTTTAATGCCGCGGCCGTCGTCCGTAAAATAACAGGAAAAGATATCCATGATTATGATATCCATATTAATGTCATCGGCGGAGGAAATATCGATGGCCCATCTGCCGGAACAGCTATAATGACAGCATTACTTTCTGCCATCACCGGGGAAAAAATACGCCAAGATACCGCCGTGACTGGTGAAATTTCAATTCAAGGCAATGTACGTCCGGTTGGCGGAGTATTTGAAAAAGCATATGGTGCAAGACAAGCCGGCATATTACGTTTAATAATTCCTAAGGAAAATGAAAAAGATATTCCTAAAGATCTTTTAGGTTTAAAAATATTTACAATAGAAACTGCCGAAGAAGCATTACAGCAATTACTTGTTAAAGACTCACCCATACAATAATATTCATGCACAAAGGAGGTAGAATCATTGAACGACCGAGTTCCCCCGCAAAACATTGAAGCCGAACAATCCGTACTAGGTGCTATGCTTATTTCACGCGATGCTATTGCTGAAGCTGCCCAGGTTTTACTTGATACCGACTTTTATCGTGAAGCCCACCGTATAACTTTTGCAACCATGCTGGAAATATTTAATCGTAATGAGCCAGTGGACCTTATAACCGTCACTGAACAATTACGCAAATCCAATCAATTGGAAAAAGTAGGCGGTATTACTTTTTTAACAGCTTTAGCTAACAGTATTCCAACAGCAGCCAATATTTCTTACCATGCAAAGATTGTCAAAGAAAAATCTCAGCTGCGTTCTTTGATAAACACAGCAACAACTATTGCCGCCATGGGTTACGAAGATGATGAAGATGTTGATACTGTTCTTGATAAATCAGAAAAAATGATACTGGATGTAGCTACTAACCGCACCGTAGGAGATTTCATTCCCATAAAAACAATTTTATTAGATACCTTCAGTAAAATCGAACAAATGCATGAAGCTAAAGGTGGTATAACTGGTCTTTCCACAGGATTCAAAGACCTTGATAAATTAACTTCTGGTTTTCAAGCTTCCGATCTTATACTTGTCGCAGCCAGACCAAGTATGGGAAAAACAGCTTTTACATTGAATATTGCTACCCATGCCGCTGTCAGAAAAAAAGAATCAGTTGCTTTTTTTTCCTTAGAAATGTCCAAAGAACAATTGGTTCAGCGCATGCTTTGTTCGGAAGGTGCCATTGATTCACAGCGCATGCGTACCGGAGGATTACTGGACGATGACTGGCAACGGCTGATCAGTGCTGCCGACCGGTTATCATCAGCTCCCATTTTTATCGATGATACTCCTGGTATAACCATTATGGAACTACGTTCTAAAGCACGCCGTCTGAAATTAGAAAAGGGCTTATCCTTAATAATAATCGACTATTTACAACTTATGCAAGGACGTAATGCCGGCAAAAGTGATAACCGCCAGCAGGAAATCTCCGAAATATCGCGCTCTTTAAAAGCACTGGCCCGTGAATTAAATGTTCCAGTAATCGCATTATCACAGTTAAGCCGCAGTGTTGAATCACGCCAAGTAAAAAAACCTATGCTCAGCGATTTACGTGAATCTGGTTCCCTCGAACAAGATGCTGATATTGTTATGTTTTTATATCGTGAAGACTACTATGATCCAGATACCGAAAATAAAAATATTACTGATGTTATTATTGCCAAACACCGTAATGGTCCGGTTGATACAATTCAGCTATACTTTCAAAAAGAATTTACCCGGTTTGGTAATCTGGCACGGGAACAAGCTCCACCACCGGTAATCGAGTAGGAGGTCACTCATTAATTGAATGACCGACCTCTCACACCACCGTACTTACTGTTCAGTATACGGCGGTTCAATAATTTAACGTGAATGAAACATCTCATATTTCTTGGCTATATTCATATAACCAAGCGACTCAAGATATTTATCTGTTAGTGTTTTGCCTAATATTGGACTGTTTGCGATGCGCCAGTACCCCAGTCTTGTATTGGCATACTCCCACGCCTTGCCTTTGTACAATCCTAATCGATTCAGATTTTTAAATCTCGCGGAAATTTTCTTCCACTGTTTCCACAGATACATTCTCAATCTACGCCTAATCCACTGGTTTAAATCTTGTATTCTGCTGCGCATATCGCTTATGGAAAAGTAATTAAGCCAGCCTATTGTATAATTTTTTAATTCAAGCAAGATGCTTTCTATTGACCGGCCGCGACTGCGGCCGGTTATTTCTTTCACCTTTTGCTTGAATTTCCAGATTACATTTTGGTGTGGCCTGATTCCTATTTTCCCTACTACTTTGTGCAGAGAAAATCCTAAAAACTTTTCCCGCAATGGGCTGCCTATTTTACTTTTCTTCCGGTTGACTTTTAGTTTCAGTTTTCCTTCAAGATAGTTTATACAGCTCTCCATTACACGTTTTGCCGCTCTTGGCGTTTTTACATAGATGTTACAGTCATCGGCGTATCTTACAAATTTATGTCCCCTGCTTTCTAGCAGTTTGTCAAATTTTGTAAGATAGATGTTAGACAGTAATGGTGACAGGTTTCCTCCCTGCGGCGTTCCTGCCATTGTCGGGCTTATTATTCCGCCTTCCATTACTCCGCTCTTTAAATATTTTCGGATGAGTGCTATTGCGCGCTCATCCTGTATTTCTTCTCGGAGCATGTTTATGAGCATGTCATGATTTACCGTGTCAAAGTACTGTGCAAGGTCAAGGTCCACTATTTTAGTGTATCCTTCTTTATAATAGGCTTCCGCCTGTTTTATGGCCAGGTGCGCACTCTTTCCCGGTCTGAATCCATAACTGTTGTCTGAGAATGTCTGTTCGAAAATTGGCTGTAGTACCTGCATTATTGCTTGTTGTATTACTCTGTCCAGTACTGTTGGTATGCCAAGCTTTCTTTTCCCTCCGTCTAGCTTAGGTATTTCTACCCGCCGTACCGGCTGTGGTTTATATTTCCCGTTCTTTAGCGATTCAAGGAATTCTTCCTTATGTTCTTTTAACCATCCGTACATTTCGTCAACTTTCATGCCATCTACTCCGGCTGCGCCTTTCTTTCGCTTTACCCTGAGATAGGCTTCATTGAGATTTGCCGGACTTAGGATTATTTCTAACAGGTTCACACGGTTCTTTGTTGCAGTTCCCAGCGATGTCATGCTCTGCGCTCCCTTGCTACTATCTGTTTCCAACATACCCTTACAAGGGCAGTCCATTTTATTGGTTTTCTGCTTTCTTTGCATGACTTCTCCTCCCTCTGCCCAAGAACGCTATTATTGTTCGGTCCTTCCTGGATTTCTTCCAGTACTATGACCTCAGCTGACTTCTCACGATAAATCTTATTTCAACCATGTTTCAATTTTATTTCTGCATGTCCGCGAGACCTCCCCGGGTAAGAACGCAGTCTTTCTCTCCATCCATCTGCCACATTTACAGGATTGGCCTCGAATAGTTTTGGGCTTTGGTTTGTCTAGCAACCTTACCCGGTTACTCCTGCCTTATATGTGATTTCTGTTCGTCAGACCAGAGATTTGCCGCTGGCTTCCTTTAGATTCCACCTCGCGATGGACACCCTTGCCTTAAGCTATGTGCTTGGCACTATTAACCTGCACTCGGGACTTTCACCCGTTAGACTGCGCCCATGCCGGGCACACTAGAAAAAAGGCTTTTCTTTTAAAAGAAAAGCCTTTTTGTTTTTAATAATAATAAGTTTTGAAAAAAACAAAAATTTCTTTTTCAAAACTTATTGACAAAAAACACTTATGTAATTAAAATTAATAATCGCAAGGACTTATTATCTTACTTATCCCTTAACTTCTTTGGTTAAGGGTTTTTTCTTTACCTAATAAGCAATAGTGACATCAATATGATTTTTTTCTAAGAGTTTTTTAATATCATCTGTAATCTTATTATCAGTAATAATTTTATCCACTTCTGAAAATCTAAACTGCAATACGACTCCTTGTTTTTGAAATTTACTGGAATCGGTTAATATTATGACCTGACGTGCTGATTCAGCCATATTATGCACAGATTCCATCCGCATCATTTCACCACTGGTAAAACCAACTTTAGGAATAAATCCATCTGTTCCAATAAACAACTTATCAACAAAAAATTCACTGGCATACTTTTTTAACAGAGGCCCTACCATAGCTTGAGTTTCTTTTTGATACTCTCCGCCAAGCAGTATTATTCTTACATTTCCCTTATCTCTTATATACGCTGCAATAAAAGCTGAATTAGTAATAATTGTAACATCTTTTTTCGTTTCAGCTATTTGTTCGGCAAGCAGTGTACAGCTAGACCCTGACTCGATCATTATAGTTTCCCCGTCTGCAACCAGTTCTGCCGCTTTTACTGCTATTTTCATTTTGCTCTCATATCGTACTGCCAATTTATTATTTACATCATCTGCCTTGCGGCACAACGCATATCCATGTTCCCTGTCCAGAAGTCCCCGCTCCGCTAAAATATCCAAATCCTTGCGAATAGTAACCTGAGATACATTGAGCATTTCCGATAAACGATTGACTTCAATCTTTTTATACTCATTTACTAAATCAAGAATCCTCGCATGTCTATCATTCATAAAAACCCCTCCTTTTACAAGTATAACATACGTATATTTCGTATGCAAAACCAATAATATATTTTTACATTATATTTATTTTAAATAAAGTTTTTAATTAATTGTTTTCCTAAAAAAGGCTGCTTTCCTATTATTATGAATTTTTATAATAATAGGAAAGCAGCCTTTTAAATTAATAATCATTACCAATTATTTGAACATTTTTAACTTAAGCATTGTATATTACTATTATTTATATCTGCTGCCCTGCTCAATATATCTGCTGCATCCTCCTCGATAGCCTTAGTAACTGTACGGAAAATGGTCATTCCCTTGAATCGTTCTATATCATTTATCGGTGAATCGCCTGTCATAATTATGATTTTGCTGTTAGCAATATCCTCTTTCGTCAATTTATTATAAGTCATCACTTCCTCTTGAATTTCAATCTTCAACTGCAACTTTCTTAATTCTGCTGCTTTTGAAAGCGATTTTATTGCTCTGTATAATTCCAGTTCATTCTCTGCATTTGCCATAACCGCCGCAATAGTACCCATAATATCACCTTTTCTTTATTTTCAAATGTAATTTTTCTATTTACGAATGATTATATAATATATGATATAGTATATAGCATATATTGTCAATAATTGATTGTTTTTTTTCAAGAAAAACAAAAGTATAATATTGACCAAAAATTTCTCATACCGATCTAACCTTTATCTGCTAAATTGCAGCAAATTATGTTACAATATCTAGTATATAAAAAAATCTCATTTTACAATTAATTCACCAAAACAGCCATAAAATGAATTTTTATTTTCTTCGCGGGCAACTTGCGGAGAAAACTACAGCAAATAATTTTTTGGAGGAAACCATGAACAGACTCGAAAAAGCTACTATTCTTCACCACAAGGGATATAATTGTGCCCAAGCCACTGCTTGTGCCTTTGCTGATCAGCTTGCCATAGATGAAAAGTTACTATTTAAAATACTGGAAGGCTATGGCTCTGGTATGGCTGATACATACGGGACATGCGGCGCACTTTCTGGTGCCACAGCCGTCGTAGGCTTACTTAAAAGCACCGGAAATTTAAACGGTCCTCCCTATTCAAAAGCAGTTACTTATCCCTTGGTAAAAAAAATCAATAATATTTTTCGCCATAAAAATGGTTCGACTATCTGCCGTGAACTACGCGGCATTACTACAAAAAACCCACTTCGTTCATGTGACGGCTGTATTCAGGATGCCGTAGCTATTCTGGAGAAAGTTCTGAAATTACCGGAAAACTAAACACTATACTCTCAGTAAAAATCACAAAAATATCATAAACTTGCCACATTTTATATTTATTAACCTGTTATTATAATATTTAAAAGGATAATCTGTTGAACATTTTTGTAAAGCGAATTATTTTATCAACTAGCACAATGTGAAGATAGTAAATATATTTTTACTAAAGGAGATGATACAAATAGAACGATCTTTATGGGGTGTGGAATTTTTATCAAATGTAGGAAAATTGGGAACAGGCATCGTCACACTCAATGATAATATTATTTCTGGCGGTGGTTCATTATACTATTATATCGGCAGATATATAATCGATGGACAAAAAGCTTTTGCAACGATAACTGTAACTAAATATGCTGCTGGTGAATCTGTATTTGGTTCTATAGCTGCTTTTAATTTAGAATTAAAGGGCATTTTCCAATCAAACTATATGTCTTTAACAGGAGTAATGATAGAAAACCCCCAATTTACTGTAAATATTAATTTAAAAAAATTACAAAATTTAACCTGAAAAACCGCAGGGCATAATTCCCCTGCGGTGATTTTTCTTTACTTCACACAGTATAGCCAGCCATTTATTCAACAAAATATTTATACCTGTACAGTAAAAAACATTAAAATCGGTCCTTATCTTAGCTGAAATTAAACACTACCAGTTTTTCTTCGGTTAAT is a window encoding:
- the dnaB gene encoding replicative DNA helicase, with the protein product MNDRVPPQNIEAEQSVLGAMLISRDAIAEAAQVLLDTDFYREAHRITFATMLEIFNRNEPVDLITVTEQLRKSNQLEKVGGITFLTALANSIPTAANISYHAKIVKEKSQLRSLINTATTIAAMGYEDDEDVDTVLDKSEKMILDVATNRTVGDFIPIKTILLDTFSKIEQMHEAKGGITGLSTGFKDLDKLTSGFQASDLILVAARPSMGKTAFTLNIATHAAVRKKESVAFFSLEMSKEQLVQRMLCSEGAIDSQRMRTGGLLDDDWQRLISAADRLSSAPIFIDDTPGITIMELRSKARRLKLEKGLSLIIIDYLQLMQGRNAGKSDNRQQEISEISRSLKALARELNVPVIALSQLSRSVESRQVKKPMLSDLRESGSLEQDADIVMFLYREDYYDPDTENKNITDVIIAKHRNGPVDTIQLYFQKEFTRFGNLAREQAPPPVIE
- the ltrA gene encoding group II intron reverse transcriptase/maturase; the encoded protein is MQRKQKTNKMDCPCKGMLETDSSKGAQSMTSLGTATKNRVNLLEIILSPANLNEAYLRVKRKKGAAGVDGMKVDEMYGWLKEHKEEFLESLKNGKYKPQPVRRVEIPKLDGGKRKLGIPTVLDRVIQQAIMQVLQPIFEQTFSDNSYGFRPGKSAHLAIKQAEAYYKEGYTKIVDLDLAQYFDTVNHDMLINMLREEIQDERAIALIRKYLKSGVMEGGIISPTMAGTPQGGNLSPLLSNIYLTKFDKLLESRGHKFVRYADDCNIYVKTPRAAKRVMESCINYLEGKLKLKVNRKKSKIGSPLREKFLGFSLHKVVGKIGIRPHQNVIWKFKQKVKEITGRSRGRSIESILLELKNYTIGWLNYFSISDMRSRIQDLNQWIRRRLRMYLWKQWKKISARFKNLNRLGLYKGKAWEYANTRLGYWRIANSPILGKTLTDKYLESLGYMNIAKKYEMFHSR
- a CDS encoding DeoR/GlpR family DNA-binding transcription regulator, with translation MNDRHARILDLVNEYKKIEVNRLSEMLNVSQVTIRKDLDILAERGLLDREHGYALCRKADDVNNKLAVRYESKMKIAVKAAELVADGETIMIESGSSCTLLAEQIAETKKDVTIITNSAFIAAYIRDKGNVRIILLGGEYQKETQAMVGPLLKKYASEFFVDKLFIGTDGFIPKVGFTSGEMMRMESVHNMAESARQVIILTDSSKFQKQGVVLQFRFSEVDKIITDNKITDDIKKLLEKNHIDVTIAY
- a CDS encoding PTS sugar transporter subunit IIB, with the protein product MGTIAAVMANAENELELYRAIKSLSKAAELRKLQLKIEIQEEVMTYNKLTKEDIANSKIIIMTGDSPINDIERFKGMTIFRTVTKAIEEDAADILSRAADINNSNIQCLS
- a CDS encoding C-GCAxxG-C-C family protein, whose amino-acid sequence is MNRLEKATILHHKGYNCAQATACAFADQLAIDEKLLFKILEGYGSGMADTYGTCGALSGATAVVGLLKSTGNLNGPPYSKAVTYPLVKKINNIFRHKNGSTICRELRGITTKNPLRSCDGCIQDAVAILEKVLKLPEN
- a CDS encoding GrlR family regulatory protein; translation: MIQIERSLWGVEFLSNVGKLGTGIVTLNDNIISGGGSLYYYIGRYIIDGQKAFATITVTKYAAGESVFGSIAAFNLELKGIFQSNYMSLTGVMIENPQFTVNINLKKLQNLT